Below is a genomic region from Homo sapiens chromosome X, GRCh38.p14 Primary Assembly.
TTATCTCAGGGGAATAAAAATGGGTGTGATTGGCGGGGGAGGGAAGAGCTTTAACTTTTCATGTTATGCCTTGTATACCTTGTTATTAAAAAAACACGAATAttgtatatattacttttataataataaatataaactagCAACTTTTAAAGTGGAATGTGCATCACCCTGGAGTACAGGAGTTTTAAGGGGATCAATTTCTATATCCTCAAATTTCCTGTGTAGTCTTTTAAAATTGACCTGCCAGAGAACATACTTGCAGTGTAGGAATCAAACTGGTTCTCTTTTTCTATCTCCCCTTTCACAATGGTCCTTTTtgcactttacaaaagaaaaagcatatcTTTTACCTATCCTGAATCTTAACCTGGGTGCGCTGCCCTGTGATGTAAAATCCTTGGGGCACAGGAGAGACAATTCCGAACAATGCTGACGATGGTAAACAAACAACTTGCTCTAACAAATGAATGGGGATAAAATCCTTTTGCAACTCAGATGGTTTCCAATTCTTTGCTTCCAGTAGAATTGAAGAAAAAACCTATGAAGTTATCAGCTGATaaatcatgagaaataattttGAGGATAAATCATTGTGTAATTTCCCCCCATATATCTCCAAAGGAATTCAAAGACTTGCGTGCATTGCTAAAACAAAATGTCCATTCCTATTCACTTATTCATATAAATGAGGTTTCTGTGTGCTAACATTTaaccaaacaaaaaataggaAGAGAATTGATGCTGAAGCCTATCTCATTCTAGCAAAAAGCAATGTTTATCCATGGATAcacccattaattttttttaaaaaagccctaTCTACAATGAACTTTTGTTTTACGTTTAATAATTACCTATCAAAATTTGTAATATATTCACAATGTTTTGATCCATTTTATTCTAATACTAATTGTCATGATAATTCAAACAAGAGCAAATTTTTAAACAACACTTAGAGCCTTATAATCAGAGGAACATTTAAAGAgcatttaaattgaaaaatatatacacatttttgctGCAGAGAAATACGATAGGATAATCAAAAACATTTCAAGTGAAAAAACAGACAATTATTGAGACAAAATTCTGTTGGAAAAACAGAATGGAATTAAGAgctgagaaaagggaaaatgtacAACTTCCAAGTATCAAAGAAGAGCTcagttatacatttttaaaacagatgatGGTGGCTCTCAAGTCACTAAGGTATTTAGGTTTCACCGGATTCATGTGAAATAGTGacataacagttttatttttgaatattaacaTTTGTCACAAATTACATTATTTGTAGCCAATTGACATTTGTGATGCAAAATATCAGACATCAACCCAAAAATGTGTGAAGGAGCACAcgtttttcttaatatttttagagaGCATTTTATATAAACCAATAgttttatataaacatacaaaacaTATATGAGGAATTGTCATTTACTCTTTTGCCACCTTGTGGTCAGAGTTGGATTTATCACCCAGGTGCATCTACTGCGAAGGAGAGCTGTCTCTCCTAAGGATAGCCCCAACTGCCTGCATTCTGTCAGATCTTTGTGAGGCAGAGATGGTAACATTTGCTAGGATCTGGGTCCAGATCCACATAAGGACAAAGCATCTAAAGATTTTGGTGACACCCTCCACACGTGATTCAAAACAAAAGCATCATGTAATCAGGAAATGAATGTAAGGAAGTACAACAAAGTTCTGATTTTTCCCACGAggactacttaaaaaaaatcaaatgtcaaACTGTTtctggtattttttcttttttgattttttgtcttTGGTGCCTCTTCTCTGCTAGTGACATAGACTTTCCTTAGTGTGCCTTTTGGGGAAGCCATCCCTGATTTCAGTAGCCCTGGAGTAAGTTGGAGTGCTGTGTCCACAGCTCTTGGTACATCTGGCCCTCGGTCAGTGcagaataaacatttgttgagtgaatggtGACAGAGCCCTCCATTTTCAGAACACGCTGGCCTGGGCAGAGTCCAGGTGGACCTATGGGCTTCTGCAGGAAGTTGATCACTAAGTCAACAAGTTACCATGGCTAATCTTCAATGGTAGACAGTCCCAGGTACACAGAGATCTTTAGGTCTTTTTGTTGTCAGTCTGGAGGTGGGATGAGAGTATCCTCCACCCCCTCATCCATGACCTCGGTTGTttttagcagcagcagcagcagcaggattcCTTCAGTGAGTGTGCTAGTTGCAGTTCCTCTGGTTGCAGGCCACAAAGGGCAGGCATTTATTGAAAGGATGCTGGGGTGCTTCAAGGAATTGAAGCAAGAGCTGACTCAGGAAGGGTAGGGCCCAGGGCAACCCTCAGTTTTATGGGAACCACGCATCCTCCTTTCAAGGGCTCCTGATTCCTGAGGCCCAACTCCTGCTGCTAACCCTAGGAGgcctccccatcccctccctaGAGGAAGGGGCCAGGTGGAGAGCTGATGTCCAGTGCTGAGCAAGGAGAATGTTGCTAGGGTATGTATACTCAGGCAGCACAGCCACACAAGCCAGACAGCGTGCACTAGGCTACAGCCAGCCACCACCAGGATTAGGGGACTAGACTCTTCCTAGAACACTCTTTCTCCTCCTACTCCTGTCCTGATGCCTGCCCTGGGCTGCACTCTCTGGGACCAGCAGCTACAGCCCGACACCCTCGAGCCATGACCCAGGTCTGAGCCACTTGCTCTGGGCACACTCCTCGTGGGCTCTGGGGTGCTGCTGCCCAGTGCCAGCAGCCCCTTGGCACAGGGGTTCCCAGAGGCCTCTCAGCCTCATGTCCGACTCCCTCTCCCTGCTGGCAGCTCCACAGGCTTCTTTCCACTTCCACCTGCTGCCCCCCTCCCCCGGGATGCTGCCAGGGCTTAAGGGTCTTGGGAGTGTGTCCTGTAGTTTAGGCCCCCTCTCAGCTGTAGGGGAAGTGCCAGCTGTAGGGATGGCCTTGTCGTGCCTCGTCCCTCCAGCTGGCCTTGGAGAGAAGAGGTGGATTGTGCCATCGGGCTGCTCAGCGTCTGCTGGGCCAGGAGGCCGGCTGTCAAGCCATTAACCCACCCGTGGCCTTGGGAGCCCAGGAGGACGCGAGCAGCAGGCCCAGACCCTGCAGAGCGCTGATAAGATGGGCCAGGGACgcgcctctccaggcccagcggCCTTGGTAGCCCGGCCCCCCCGGAGCTGGGGTCCAGGCCTCCCCAGAACTGCAGCTGGAGCTTCATCCTTTTCGGGAAGCGCAGGACCTGGCGTGGGAAGGGAGACAGGGACGAGGCTAGAGGCAGGCTCGGCCGCCGAAATGATGGCCTGTCACGGCTTCTGCCTGCGCTCCCTAGGACCCCCCTCAGAGGGGACATTTCACAGCCTCAGAAACATTTCTGGACTTGGCACCCGCTCGGCCCCCAGCCCCGCAGTGGCCGAGGGAAGCCTGCATAGACGAGGGGAAGGacgaggagaggggaggagacgATGAAGGGGGTCAGAGCAGCGATTGGAGCCGAGAGCTGGAAGCGCCTTAAAGAGACTGCGCGGTCCCCGCCCCCCTTCCCGCCAGCCTCAATGAATTAGAGCTGTGTTTCCCAAACTTGCCTGATCATAAGCAGCCTCTGGGGCCCTAGTTAGAGATACAGGTTCCGGAGTACCTCCCTtcgagattctgattcagtaggcctgCGGGTGGAGCCAAGGAATCTGTAATTTTAACACGCTCCCCACGTGATTCTCGTGAACAAGCAAGTTTGGAAAATACTGAATTAAAGGAAACGGGGCCTGGCTGCAGAAGCAGCCTCCACTAGGGGGCTTCGGCGGGAGGATTCCCGGGGGCGTCGCCTGCTTCCGCCGCCGCCTCCTTCAGTGAAAGTCCCTTTTGGGTCCAGCTGCCACAGCCACCGCGCTCCCTCAGGCCGGGCGGGGGACACCCCAGGTCTGCGTGGCCCCCGCGCCGCCACGCCCAGTGGCCGCCCGAGCCCTGCGAGCAGGGGGAGGAGCCGCCGCCAGTGGAGGCGGAGGAGGTAGAGGAGGCGGAGACGGCGGAGAAGGCGGAGAGGAAGGTGGAGGCGGAGGCGAAGGTGGAGGGGAAGGCGGAGGCGGCGGGGAAGGCGGAGGCGGCGGGGAAGGTGGACGCCACCGAGAAGGTGGAGACGGCGGGGAAGGTGGACGCCGCTGGGAAGGTGGAGACGGCGGAGGGTCCGGGCCGCCGGGCTGAGCTCAAGCTGGAGCCCGAACCCGAGCCGGTCCGGGAGGCGGAGCAGGAGCCGAAGCAGGAGCTGGAGGATGAGAACCCAGCGCGGAGCGGCGGTGGCGGCAACAGCGACGAGGTTCCTCCCCCCACCCTTCCCTCCGATCCACCGCGGCCCCCCGATCCCTCTCCGCGTCGCAGTCGTGCGCCGCGCCGCCgaccccggccccggccccagaCCCGGCTCCGTACCCCGCCGCAGCCTAGGCCCCggcccccgccccggccccggccccggcgcGGCCCTGGGGGCGGATGCCTGGATGTGGATTTTGCCGTGGGGCCACCAGGCTGTTCTCACGTGAACAGCTTTAAGGTGGGAGAGAACTGGAGGCAGGAACTGCGGGTTATCTACCAGTGCTTCGTGTGGTGTGGAACCCCAGAGACCAGGAAAAGCAAGGCAAAGTCCTGCATCTGCCATGTGTGTGGCACCCATCTGAACAGACTCCACTCTTGCCTTTCCTGTGTCTTCTTTGGCTGCTTCACGGAGAAACACATTCACGAGCACGCAGAGACGAAACAACACAACTTAGCAGTAGACCTGTATTACGGAGGTATATACTGCTTTATGTGTAAGGACTATGTATATGACAAAGACATTGAGCAAATTGCCAAAGAAGAGCAAGGAGAAGCTTTGAAATTACAAGCCTCCACCTCAACAGAGGTTTCTCACCAGCAGTGTTCAGTGCCAGGCCTTGGTGAGAAATTCCCAACCTGGGAAACAACCAAACCAGAATTAGAACTGCTGGGGCACAACCCGAGGAGAAGAAGAATCACCTCCAGCTTTACGATCGGTTTAAGAGGACTCATCAATCTTGGCAACACGTGCTTTATGAACTGCATTGTCCAGGCCCTCACCCACACGCCGATACTGAgagatttctttctctctgacaGGCACCGATGTGAGATGCCGAGTCCCGAGTTGTGTCTGGTCTGTGAGATGTCGTCGCTGTTTCGGGAGTTGTATTCTGGAAACCCGTCTCCTCATGTGCCCTATAAGTTACTGCACCTGGTGTGGATACATGCCCGCCATTTAGCAGGGTACAGGCAACAGGATGCCCACGAGTTCCTCATTGCAGCGTTAGATGTCCTGCACAGGCACTGCAAAGGTGATGATGTCGGGAAGGCGGCCAACAATCCCAACCACTGTAACTGCATCATAGACCAAATCTTCACAGGTGGCCTGCAGTCTGATGTCACCTGTCAAGCCTGCCATGGCGTCTCCACCACGATAGACCCATGCTGGGACATTAGTTTGGACTTGCCTGGCTCTTGCACCTCCTTCTGGCCCATGAGCCCAGGGAGGGAGAGCAGTGTGAACGGGGAAAGCCACATACCAGGAATCACCACCCTCACGGACTGCTTGCGGAGGTTTACGAGGCCAGAGCACTTAGGAAGCAGTGCCAAAATCAAATGTGGTAGTTGCCAAAGCTACCAGGAATCTACCAAACAGCTCACAATGAATAAATTACCTGTCGTTGCCTGTTTTCATTTCAAACGGTTTGAACATTCAGCGAAACAGAGGCGCAAGATCACTACATacatttcctttcctctggaGCTGGATATGACGCCGTTTATGGCCTCAAGTAAAGAGAGCAGAATGAATGGACAATTGCAGCTGCCAACCAATAGTGGAAACAACGAAAATAAGTATTCCTTGTTTGCTGTGGTTAATCACCAAGGAACCTTGGAGAGTGGCCACTATACCAGCTTCATCCGGCACCACAAGGACCAGTGGTTCAAGTGTGATGATGCCGTCATCACTAAGGCCAGTATTAAGGACGTACTGGACAGTGAAGGGTATTTACTGTTCTATCACAAACAGGTGCTAGAACATGAGtcagaaaaagtgaaagaaatgaaCACACAAGCCTACTGAAGTG
It encodes:
- the USP27X gene encoding ubiquitin carboxyl-terminal hydrolase 27, producing MCKDYVYDKDIEQIAKEEQGEALKLQASTSTEVSHQQCSVPGLGEKFPTWETTKPELELLGHNPRRRRITSSFTIGLRGLINLGNTCFMNCIVQALTHTPILRDFFLSDRHRCEMPSPELCLVCEMSSLFRELYSGNPSPHVPYKLLHLVWIHARHLAGYRQQDAHEFLIAALDVLHRHCKGDDVGKAANNPNHCNCIIDQIFTGGLQSDVTCQACHGVSTTIDPCWDISLDLPGSCTSFWPMSPGRESSVNGESHIPGITTLTDCLRRFTRPEHLGSSAKIKCGSCQSYQESTKQLTMNKLPVVACFHFKRFEHSAKQRRKITTYISFPLELDMTPFMASSKESRMNGQLQLPTNSGNNENKYSLFAVVNHQGTLESGHYTSFIRHHKDQWFKCDDAVITKASIKDVLDSEGYLLFYHKQVLEHESEKVKEMNTQAY